One Persicobacter psychrovividus DNA window includes the following coding sequences:
- the prfA gene encoding peptide chain release factor 1 has protein sequence MTEKLEAIKARYEEVGQLLVQPDIASDMKQFTKLTKEFSDLEKVVKKYEEYRTVISGIEEAKHILSTEKDEDYRDMAKMELNELEPQVSTIEADLKELLIPKDPNDAKDGILEIRAGTGGDEASIFAGDLFRMYQRFAEKNKWSVSLMSATEGSAGGYKEIIASVSGADVYGKLKFESGVHRVQRVPQTETQGRVHTSAATVALMPEAEDVDFELNLKDIKKDTFRASGAGGQHVNKTESAVRLTHLPTNTVVECQDGRSQHANYDKALTVLRSRLYEAELKKHNDAISEHRRSLVGSGDRSDKIRTYNYPQSRVTDHRIGYSSHNLPAIMDGDIGDIVEQLRIAENATKMNGEEQ, from the coding sequence ATGACTGAAAAACTTGAGGCTATCAAAGCTCGATATGAAGAAGTTGGGCAACTGTTAGTACAGCCCGATATTGCTTCAGACATGAAACAATTCACCAAGCTGACCAAAGAATTCTCTGACTTGGAAAAGGTGGTGAAAAAATATGAAGAATACCGAACGGTAATCAGTGGTATTGAAGAGGCGAAGCACATTTTGTCGACCGAGAAGGATGAAGACTATCGGGATATGGCCAAAATGGAGCTGAATGAACTGGAGCCTCAAGTGTCAACGATTGAAGCAGATTTAAAAGAATTATTGATCCCCAAAGATCCCAATGATGCCAAAGATGGTATCCTGGAGATCCGTGCAGGAACAGGTGGCGACGAAGCCTCTATTTTTGCGGGAGATCTTTTCCGTATGTATCAGCGATTTGCTGAAAAAAACAAATGGTCGGTATCACTGATGAGTGCCACAGAGGGATCTGCTGGTGGTTATAAAGAAATTATCGCCTCCGTTTCTGGTGCTGATGTTTACGGCAAGCTGAAATTTGAATCTGGTGTACACCGTGTACAGCGCGTTCCTCAGACAGAAACACAAGGCCGTGTTCACACTTCGGCCGCTACGGTTGCCCTGATGCCCGAAGCAGAGGATGTGGATTTTGAACTGAACCTGAAAGACATCAAGAAAGATACTTTCCGTGCCTCAGGTGCTGGTGGGCAGCACGTCAACAAAACGGAATCTGCCGTTCGATTAACTCACCTTCCGACCAATACGGTTGTGGAGTGTCAGGATGGTCGTTCACAGCATGCCAACTACGACAAAGCCCTGACAGTACTGCGCTCAAGATTGTATGAGGCTGAGCTGAAAAAGCATAATGATGCGATCTCGGAACACCGCCGCTCATTGGTAGGTTCTGGTGACCGATCAGATAAAATCCGAACATATAATTATCCACAGAGCCGTGTAACAGATCACCGCATCGGTTACTCTTCCCATAACCTTCCAGCCATTATGGACGGGGACATTGGTGACATTGTTGAGCAATTGCGTATTGCTGAAAATGCCACTAAAATGAATGGCGAGGAGCAATAG
- a CDS encoding SpoVR family protein: MSIHSKKELSKKMFSNPHWDFESIELANEITDYFGKSFLKLDTYPNQIEVVTSEQMLDAYSLIGLPTSYPHWKFGKDFVINQNNYRQGRMGLSYEMVINSNPCISYNMENNSTCLMVLVIAHACQGHNAFFKGNYMFKDWTSADAILDYMVFARDYVLKCEDEFGYEEVEATLDACHALMNLGVDKYKKPSERSIREENERLRQLVDFKRESYNELWKTIPSSTSPIVEERQRGAEVEENILYYIEKNAPRLPQWKRELIRIVRKVSQYFYPQSQTKVMNEGFATFTHYHLINKMHDEGFLEEGFMLEFLHHHSSVIFQPPYSSKFFSGLNPYTLGFNIFMDMKRICENPTAEDKAWFPNMAGKDWLEHFHFAMQNFRDDSFLLQYLSPKVMRDMRLFAIRDDEKEKHYEITAIHNESGYRKLRESISSQYARENYVPDIQAEKGDLHESNVLKLIYNPIHNYQLNDKEAEETLDYVRYLWGFPVHLYRKNKLGVNQLLKKSY, encoded by the coding sequence ATGAGCATACATTCAAAAAAAGAACTCAGTAAAAAGATGTTTTCCAATCCTCATTGGGATTTTGAATCTATTGAGCTGGCCAATGAGATCACCGACTATTTTGGGAAATCTTTCCTGAAGCTTGACACCTACCCCAACCAAATTGAAGTTGTAACTTCTGAACAGATGCTTGATGCCTACTCGCTGATTGGTTTGCCAACCTCTTACCCGCACTGGAAGTTCGGAAAAGACTTTGTGATTAATCAGAATAATTATCGGCAAGGGCGAATGGGGCTTTCCTATGAAATGGTCATCAACAGCAATCCCTGCATCTCCTATAATATGGAGAATAATTCGACTTGCTTGATGGTTCTCGTGATTGCGCATGCCTGCCAGGGGCATAATGCCTTTTTCAAAGGGAATTATATGTTTAAAGACTGGACGAGCGCCGATGCAATTCTTGATTATATGGTTTTTGCCCGTGATTATGTGCTCAAATGCGAGGATGAGTTTGGTTATGAGGAGGTGGAGGCTACGCTGGATGCCTGCCATGCACTGATGAACCTTGGTGTTGATAAATACAAAAAACCCAGTGAGCGAAGTATCAGGGAGGAAAATGAACGGTTGCGGCAGCTGGTAGATTTCAAGCGGGAGAGTTATAATGAACTGTGGAAAACGATTCCTTCCTCAACCTCACCCATTGTAGAGGAAAGGCAGCGTGGCGCTGAAGTGGAGGAAAATATCCTGTACTACATTGAGAAAAATGCCCCCCGATTACCCCAATGGAAGCGGGAGTTAATCAGAATTGTCCGTAAGGTCAGTCAGTATTTTTATCCGCAGTCACAAACCAAAGTAATGAATGAGGGTTTTGCCACTTTTACACATTACCACCTGATCAATAAAATGCATGATGAAGGATTTCTCGAAGAAGGTTTTATGCTTGAGTTTTTGCACCATCACAGTAGTGTGATCTTTCAGCCGCCCTATTCAAGTAAGTTTTTCAGTGGGTTGAATCCCTATACCCTGGGCTTCAACATCTTTATGGATATGAAGCGGATTTGTGAAAATCCGACAGCCGAAGATAAAGCATGGTTCCCAAATATGGCAGGAAAAGACTGGCTGGAACATTTTCATTTTGCCATGCAGAACTTCCGTGACGATTCCTTTTTGTTGCAATACCTGTCACCGAAAGTGATGCGCGACATGCGACTGTTTGCAATTCGCGATGATGAGAAGGAGAAGCATTATGAAATTACGGCAATTCACAATGAGTCTGGCTATCGAAAATTAAGGGAGTCGATCAGTTCGCAATATGCTCGGGAGAATTATGTGCCCGATATTCAGGCGGAGAAAGGGGATTTACATGAAAGTAACGTATTGAAGCTTATCTACAACCCAATCCATAACTATCAGCTGAATGATAAAGAGGCGGAGGAAACACTGGACTATGTGCGGTACCTGTGGGGGTTTCCAGTACATCTTTACCGTAAAAATAAACTCGGTGTTAACCAGTTGCTGAAAAAGTCTTACTAA
- a CDS encoding AraC family transcriptional regulator: MEDYNKIIESLGVRYAKAKNIKILQPLTITNFYDVENTILLLNKGEVRFGEEDELVKEGDILFIPGGHSTTISYGSGKPDVLNNDEFITQRDDYFKSFHHSELEDTIAENFSYVSFEAKVFDSVNFFNSLDIPPFIIGRNDRLAAIMRSILKESVSELAGNQRVVKINTEYLVVEIVRHIIRNRLFVEQLATNSTYFKDPRLIDIFNYIKENLEGDLSNKVLASVANVSEDYVGQYFKMLTGINPQDYIEYQRMEKAVGLLRTTKKSIRDIGKEVGYKDTAYFCRRFKMMFGIPAGKMRRRESLMNI, encoded by the coding sequence ATGGAAGATTATAACAAGATTATCGAGTCATTGGGCGTAAGATATGCTAAGGCAAAAAATATTAAAATATTACAACCCTTAACAATCACCAATTTCTACGATGTTGAAAACACCATATTATTACTTAATAAAGGTGAAGTACGATTTGGAGAAGAAGATGAATTAGTAAAAGAAGGGGATATTTTGTTTATTCCTGGAGGCCACTCGACCACCATTTCTTATGGGTCAGGTAAGCCAGATGTTTTAAACAATGATGAGTTCATCACACAGCGTGATGACTATTTCAAATCTTTCCATCATTCTGAGCTCGAGGATACCATTGCAGAAAATTTCTCTTATGTTTCTTTTGAAGCTAAAGTATTTGATTCTGTAAACTTCTTCAACTCTCTTGATATTCCACCTTTCATTATTGGTAGAAATGATCGCTTGGCGGCTATCATGCGCTCCATCTTGAAGGAAAGTGTATCTGAGTTGGCAGGTAACCAACGTGTGGTAAAAATCAATACCGAATATTTGGTGGTGGAGATTGTTCGCCACATTATCCGCAACCGCCTGTTTGTTGAACAACTGGCAACGAACAGTACTTATTTTAAGGATCCTCGATTGATTGATATCTTCAATTATATCAAGGAGAATCTTGAAGGCGATCTGTCCAATAAAGTTTTGGCGAGTGTAGCCAATGTTTCTGAGGATTATGTTGGGCAGTATTTTAAAATGCTGACAGGAATTAACCCTCAGGATTATATCGAGTACCAGCGCATGGAGAAGGCGGTAGGTTTATTGAGAACAACCAAGAAATCTATTCGCGACATCGGTAAAGAAGTAGGCTATAAAGATACCGCTTATTTCTGTCGCCGTTTCAAGATGATGTTTGGTATTCCTGCAGGAAAGATGCGTCGTCGTGAATCATTAATGAATATCTAA
- a CDS encoding YeaH/YhbH family protein encodes MGKIIDRRQNSKGKSTSNRHRFLRRVEDQIKKALPDLISQEKITDASKGGTVRVPIKKISEPSFHHDGRTGNKTTVRPGNDRFNQGDKIPKPPSGEGKGSGQGQGSNDPAVTEDEFSVTITRDEFLHYFFDDLELPNLLKKYMEQTEATKLRRAGYSKEGSPAKLAIKTSYQQSMARQIAIKGVLKKKLEGLKAAYESSTDVEEKASLLAEIELVEKQMKNVPFFDHIDLRYKNHEPHPQPITSAVMFCIMDVSASMGEHEKDIAKRFFTLLYIFLQKQYKKIEIVFIRHHTVAKEVDEEEFFNSRESGGTIVAPSLKLMRDIIRERYNLSDWNIYCCQASDGDAWSERDAVECRNIIKEQLLPQVQYMAYLEINNSEYSSYLWQNYKAISEDSGFSIRKIYQVSEIWPVFKGLFKKKSVIKTT; translated from the coding sequence ATGGGAAAAATTATAGACAGACGCCAAAATTCCAAAGGGAAATCGACAAGTAACCGACATCGGTTTTTGCGCCGTGTGGAAGACCAAATAAAAAAAGCATTACCTGATTTGATCAGTCAGGAAAAAATTACCGATGCCTCCAAAGGGGGGACCGTCCGCGTACCCATAAAAAAAATCAGTGAACCCTCTTTTCACCATGACGGACGGACGGGCAACAAAACAACTGTACGGCCAGGAAATGATCGTTTCAATCAGGGGGATAAGATTCCCAAACCACCAAGTGGAGAAGGTAAAGGCAGCGGACAAGGGCAGGGCTCCAATGATCCTGCGGTCACGGAAGATGAGTTTTCGGTGACCATTACCCGTGATGAGTTCCTTCATTATTTTTTCGATGATCTGGAATTGCCAAATCTGCTGAAAAAATATATGGAGCAAACCGAGGCGACCAAGTTACGCCGTGCAGGTTATTCAAAAGAAGGGAGCCCCGCAAAATTGGCGATCAAAACAAGTTATCAGCAATCTATGGCTCGGCAGATTGCCATTAAGGGAGTGCTGAAAAAGAAGCTTGAAGGTTTAAAAGCAGCTTATGAGAGCAGTACTGATGTTGAAGAAAAGGCTTCCCTATTGGCTGAAATTGAATTGGTAGAGAAGCAGATGAAGAATGTTCCGTTCTTTGATCATATCGACCTGCGGTATAAAAACCATGAGCCCCACCCGCAGCCGATTACCTCTGCGGTGATGTTTTGTATTATGGATGTTTCTGCCTCTATGGGGGAGCATGAAAAGGATATTGCCAAACGATTTTTTACGCTGTTGTATATCTTTTTACAGAAGCAGTACAAGAAAATTGAGATTGTTTTTATCCGCCACCATACTGTGGCCAAAGAGGTTGATGAGGAAGAGTTTTTCAATTCCAGGGAATCAGGGGGTACGATCGTGGCGCCTTCTTTAAAGCTGATGCGTGATATCATCCGTGAACGGTACAACCTCTCTGATTGGAATATTTATTGTTGCCAGGCTTCGGATGGTGATGCCTGGTCTGAACGTGATGCGGTCGAATGCCGAAACATTATTAAGGAGCAATTGCTACCGCAGGTGCAGTATATGGCCTATCTGGAAATAAATAACAGCGAGTACTCCAGTTATCTGTGGCAAAATTATAAGGCCATTTCGGAGGATTCAGGATTTTCGATCAGGAAAATATATCAGGTATCTGAAATATGGCCTGTATTCAAAGGCCTTTTCAAAAAGAAATCGGTGATAAAAACAACTTAA
- a CDS encoding PrkA family serine protein kinase: protein MSLLDKIKKNYHSNTVELTVSEYLELCKTDQTAFLKPAERMLKSIGEPKVINTGDDPKLSRLFSNKRIKVYPAFEDFYGMETTIEQIVSYFRHSAQGLEEKKQILYLMGPVGGGKSSLAEKVKALIQENPIYVLKAGDTVSPVFESPLGLFSSYKKEIEEAYGISSRYIPMCMSPWASKRLKEFGGDVNQFRVVKMYPSVQDQVAVAKTEPGDENNQDISTLVGKVDIRKLAEHQQSDPDAYSFTGGLCLANQGVMEFVEMFKAPIKVLNPLLTATQENNYKGTEPIGAIPFDGIILAHSNESEWAKFTSDKKNEAFLDRIYKVQVPYVLRVDKEIKIYEKLIRESSLSEAACAPQTLEILAQFAVMSRLTPSENSSLFSKMRVYNGESLKDTDPNAKSLQEYQDEAGINEGMTGISTRFAFKVLSKVFNYDTDEIAANPVHLLYVLEQEIIKMQMDKDREERYLNIVKSVLASKYAEFIADEIQKAYIESYSTYGQNIFEKYVVYADHWMQNNDYRDPDSGEMLSRSMLNDELEKIEKPAGIANPKDFRAEVTNFTLRYKASNEGQSPRWDTYEKIKTVIEKKIFANTEDLLPVITFNAKSNKEDEAKHKDFINRMQDRGYTYKQIRILVDWFMRVRKTMA, encoded by the coding sequence ATGAGCCTATTAGATAAAATAAAAAAGAACTACCACAGTAACACGGTTGAATTGACAGTGTCCGAGTATCTGGAGCTGTGTAAAACCGACCAAACGGCCTTTCTCAAGCCTGCAGAAAGAATGCTGAAATCCATAGGGGAACCTAAAGTGATTAATACGGGTGATGACCCGAAGTTAAGCAGACTGTTTTCCAACAAACGGATTAAGGTCTACCCTGCTTTCGAGGATTTCTATGGAATGGAAACAACAATTGAGCAAATTGTTTCCTACTTCCGCCACTCTGCCCAGGGATTGGAAGAGAAAAAGCAGATTCTGTACTTGATGGGACCTGTTGGTGGTGGTAAAAGTTCATTGGCTGAAAAGGTGAAAGCACTCATTCAGGAAAATCCTATTTATGTGCTGAAAGCCGGAGATACGGTTTCACCAGTATTTGAAAGCCCTTTAGGGTTGTTTTCTTCCTATAAGAAAGAGATCGAAGAAGCTTATGGTATTTCTTCTCGTTACATTCCGATGTGTATGAGTCCTTGGGCTTCCAAACGGTTGAAAGAGTTTGGGGGAGATGTTAATCAATTTCGTGTTGTGAAGATGTACCCATCGGTGCAGGATCAGGTAGCGGTAGCGAAAACAGAGCCTGGTGACGAAAATAACCAGGATATTTCAACCTTGGTGGGTAAGGTGGATATTCGTAAGCTTGCCGAGCATCAACAGTCCGACCCTGACGCCTACTCTTTCACTGGAGGTTTGTGTCTTGCCAATCAAGGGGTGATGGAGTTTGTCGAGATGTTTAAAGCGCCTATTAAAGTGCTTAACCCATTACTTACAGCCACACAGGAAAATAATTATAAAGGAACAGAGCCTATCGGGGCAATTCCTTTCGATGGAATTATTCTTGCCCATTCCAATGAATCTGAGTGGGCGAAGTTTACTTCTGATAAGAAAAATGAAGCCTTCCTCGATCGGATTTATAAAGTACAGGTGCCTTATGTGCTGCGGGTTGATAAGGAAATCAAGATTTATGAAAAGTTGATTCGAGAAAGCTCACTCAGTGAAGCCGCTTGTGCACCGCAGACCCTCGAAATATTAGCACAGTTTGCCGTGATGTCACGTTTGACTCCCTCAGAAAACTCTTCTTTATTTTCAAAAATGAGAGTTTACAACGGGGAGTCTCTTAAGGATACTGACCCTAATGCTAAAAGCCTGCAGGAGTATCAGGATGAGGCTGGTATTAATGAGGGAATGACGGGGATTTCTACCCGATTTGCCTTTAAGGTACTGTCAAAAGTATTTAATTATGATACTGATGAAATTGCAGCCAACCCCGTTCATTTGCTCTATGTCTTGGAGCAGGAGATCATTAAAATGCAGATGGATAAAGATCGGGAAGAACGTTATCTGAATATCGTGAAATCAGTGCTGGCATCGAAATATGCAGAGTTTATTGCTGATGAAATTCAGAAAGCATATATCGAATCCTATTCAACTTACGGACAAAATATCTTTGAGAAGTATGTTGTATATGCAGATCATTGGATGCAGAATAACGATTACCGTGATCCAGATTCGGGTGAGATGCTTAGCCGATCGATGCTGAATGATGAACTGGAGAAAATTGAAAAACCTGCAGGAATTGCGAATCCCAAGGATTTTCGTGCTGAGGTAACCAATTTTACCTTACGCTATAAGGCCTCGAATGAGGGACAGTCGCCAAGGTGGGATACCTATGAGAAAATCAAGACGGTCATTGAAAAGAAAATCTTCGCTAATACAGAGGATTTGTTGCCTGTAATTACCTTCAATGCTAAATCCAATAAGGAAGATGAGGCCAAGCATAAGGACTTTATCAACCGAATGCAGGATCGTGGGTATACTTACAAGCAGATCCGTATTCTTGTAGATTGGTTTATGCGTGTCAGAAAGACCATGGCCTAA
- a CDS encoding potassium channel family protein, protein MKFAFIDRDVLPSFKRLFVAVSLLLISFLTGTSFYYLHEGFSLVDASYMSIITISTVGYGEIFPLSPAARLFTSCYIVSNLIIIAFGVSTLTSYLFGGEVNKMLNRYKMNREVKRLKDHVIVCGLGRNGIKACEELARAGTPFVVVEANTEVLDTFPYNIGSSIILGDATMDHVLIKAGILAAKALITTLPSDAENVFITLTCRELNPHVRVIARANEESSEKKLMRAGASRIVKPDTLGGYHMAQLITKPVVIEFIDLLSGVTNVDMQMEEIRYENIAQKYRNLTIKEMDVRNMTGVSVIGLKMPDKQFNFNPSIHDKIEEHTTIIVIGSNEQISTFNKKYCN, encoded by the coding sequence TTGAAATTCGCTTTTATAGACCGAGATGTTCTTCCCTCATTTAAAAGGCTCTTTGTCGCTGTCAGTTTACTGCTGATCAGTTTTTTAACTGGCACTTCCTTCTATTACCTTCACGAAGGGTTTTCACTGGTGGATGCTTCGTATATGTCCATCATCACTATCTCGACGGTGGGCTACGGAGAAATTTTTCCACTCAGCCCAGCGGCACGCCTTTTTACCTCCTGCTATATTGTCAGTAACCTGATTATCATCGCCTTTGGAGTTTCTACCCTGACCAGCTACCTTTTTGGTGGGGAAGTCAATAAAATGTTAAACCGATATAAAATGAACCGAGAAGTTAAACGCCTGAAAGACCATGTGATTGTGTGTGGCCTGGGACGAAATGGGATAAAAGCTTGTGAGGAGCTGGCGCGCGCAGGCACCCCTTTTGTGGTGGTAGAAGCCAATACAGAAGTGCTCGATACCTTTCCCTACAACATTGGCTCATCGATCATTCTTGGAGATGCCACAATGGACCATGTGCTCATTAAGGCAGGGATACTTGCCGCCAAAGCACTGATTACCACCTTGCCCTCAGATGCCGAAAATGTTTTTATTACCCTCACTTGCCGTGAGCTGAACCCCCATGTGCGTGTTATTGCGAGGGCCAATGAAGAATCTTCCGAGAAAAAGCTGATGCGGGCGGGTGCGTCGCGCATTGTTAAGCCAGATACCCTTGGTGGTTACCATATGGCACAGCTGATTACCAAACCTGTGGTGATTGAGTTTATTGACCTGCTCAGTGGTGTAACGAATGTTGATATGCAGATGGAAGAAATTCGCTACGAGAATATTGCGCAGAAGTACCGTAACCTGACCATCAAAGAGATGGATGTGCGAAACATGACAGGCGTTTCGGTGATTGGCCTAAAAATGCCCGATAAACAATTCAATTTCAACCCTTCCATTCATGACAAAATAGAAGAGCACACGACCATTATTGTGATTGGTTCAAATGAACAGATCAGCACATTCAACAAAAAATATTGCAATTAA
- a CDS encoding NAD-dependent epimerase/dehydratase family protein, with amino-acid sequence MKVLVTGANGLLGSNVIRALLQKGYEPKAMVRPKANIKGFEGLNVEIFYGQLTNPDHIEEAMMDCQAVIHTAANTNMNGLTADFYAFNTNSTRALVETAVRQKIHRFIFVSTANAFGYGTKKSPGHEALPPSPVFMRTGYAKSKVNAQKIVLEAVQQQKLNAIIVNPSFIIGPYDAKPSSGRILLMANQWFAFAPPGGKNFVSAKDAATAIVNGLINGSAGEAFILAGENLSYRQFFKKCQQLNQLPKVIITLPKPLLKLGARFGVAWRSISGKAIELTPANAKILCVKNYYHASKAQKELMMPQSGIDQAIKEALAWFRTQNMIS; translated from the coding sequence ATGAAAGTACTCGTCACTGGCGCCAACGGCCTTTTAGGAAGCAATGTCATCAGAGCACTACTACAAAAAGGCTACGAACCTAAAGCGATGGTTCGCCCCAAAGCGAATATTAAAGGATTTGAAGGTTTGAACGTTGAAATATTTTATGGGCAACTGACCAACCCCGACCATATTGAAGAAGCCATGATGGACTGCCAGGCGGTTATTCACACGGCCGCCAACACCAATATGAATGGACTCACTGCTGATTTCTACGCTTTCAATACCAACAGCACCCGTGCGCTCGTAGAGACGGCTGTACGGCAAAAAATTCATCGGTTTATATTTGTGAGTACAGCGAATGCTTTTGGCTATGGCACAAAGAAAAGCCCAGGCCATGAGGCCCTTCCTCCGAGCCCTGTATTTATGCGTACCGGCTATGCCAAGAGTAAAGTGAACGCACAGAAAATAGTCCTCGAGGCCGTTCAGCAGCAAAAGCTGAATGCCATTATCGTCAATCCAAGTTTCATTATTGGGCCTTACGATGCCAAGCCTTCCTCGGGGCGCATCCTGCTCATGGCCAACCAGTGGTTTGCCTTTGCTCCTCCAGGGGGAAAAAACTTTGTTTCGGCCAAAGATGCCGCCACGGCAATTGTTAATGGGCTGATCAACGGTAGCGCAGGGGAGGCCTTCATTCTCGCAGGTGAAAACCTCTCTTACCGCCAGTTTTTCAAAAAATGCCAACAACTCAACCAGCTTCCAAAAGTGATTATCACCTTACCCAAGCCTTTACTTAAATTAGGGGCCAGGTTTGGTGTAGCCTGGCGCAGCATCAGTGGAAAAGCCATTGAACTGACCCCTGCAAACGCTAAAATCTTATGCGTTAAAAATTATTACCACGCCTCCAAAGCTCAGAAAGAACTCATGATGCCCCAGTCGGGCATTGATCAGGCGATCAAAGAAGCACTGGCCTGGTTCAGGACACAAAACATGATTTCCTGA
- a CDS encoding YfiR family protein, giving the protein MKRQIIFLLILFSTCSIAFAQGNQSYAFQKLYLYTFMKYIEWPNAEVNEKFTIGFVGYSGLYPHLEKMAEEKEIRGKAIELKKISSVEEAQQCQLLYVPSGQADLPNYIEALKGSPVLIVSDLEGAAEEGAGFSFLMVDGKLKFDINTTTIEASQLSIKDALKKFAVNTY; this is encoded by the coding sequence ATGAAGCGACAAATCATTTTTCTCTTAATATTATTTTCAACCTGTTCCATTGCTTTTGCGCAGGGAAACCAATCCTATGCTTTTCAGAAGCTGTACCTTTATACTTTTATGAAGTATATAGAGTGGCCTAATGCGGAGGTAAATGAAAAGTTTACCATCGGCTTTGTAGGCTATTCAGGGCTTTACCCTCATTTGGAAAAAATGGCAGAGGAGAAGGAAATCAGGGGGAAGGCGATTGAATTGAAGAAAATCAGTTCAGTAGAAGAAGCCCAACAATGCCAGCTATTATATGTGCCCAGTGGGCAGGCAGATTTGCCCAACTATATTGAAGCTCTGAAAGGCTCGCCTGTTTTGATTGTTTCTGATCTGGAAGGGGCAGCCGAAGAAGGCGCTGGCTTTAGTTTTTTGATGGTGGACGGTAAATTAAAGTTTGACATTAACACCACAACGATAGAAGCATCGCAGTTGAGTATTAAGGATGCGCTGAAGAAGTTTGCTGTTAATACTTACTAA
- a CDS encoding SDR family NAD(P)-dependent oxidoreductase — MSATPPYTLITGASSGLGKAFAELFAQQSKPLILIALQDSGLKMLAEKLRQTYNTVVIYFTTDLTDATSLRLLVEQELLHRPIDTLINNAGTGGSKAMEHVQWPYIENILRLNITALTFLTYSLLDQLKLQPHAWILNVSSMTCFHPTGFKTVYPASKAFVYTFSVGLREELKNSNVSVSVITPGPMMTNPEVTRRTKKQGWFARIACLSPEKTAQVGLKKMYARKAVITPGLGNKFFHLLSVLLPGAIRVPFLTNRVKVEISQFTNTK, encoded by the coding sequence ATGTCTGCTACCCCTCCCTATACCCTGATTACTGGAGCTTCCTCTGGTTTGGGAAAAGCTTTTGCTGAACTGTTTGCCCAGCAAAGTAAGCCTTTGATTTTAATTGCACTGCAAGACAGCGGACTGAAAATGTTGGCTGAAAAGCTAAGGCAAACCTATAATACGGTCGTGATATATTTTACCACTGACCTGACAGATGCCACTTCGCTTCGGTTACTGGTAGAGCAAGAATTACTGCATCGGCCAATTGATACTTTAATTAACAATGCTGGCACGGGCGGCTCCAAGGCGATGGAGCATGTTCAGTGGCCATATATTGAAAATATATTACGTCTGAATATTACAGCACTTACATTCCTGACCTACTCACTGCTCGATCAGTTAAAACTTCAGCCCCATGCCTGGATATTGAATGTATCAAGTATGACTTGTTTTCACCCAACGGGCTTTAAAACCGTTTATCCAGCATCCAAGGCCTTTGTTTATACCTTCTCTGTGGGTTTGAGGGAAGAGCTTAAAAACTCCAATGTATCGGTTAGTGTTATTACCCCAGGCCCGATGATGACCAACCCTGAGGTCACTCGCAGAACAAAAAAGCAAGGATGGTTTGCCAGAATTGCCTGCCTGAGCCCTGAAAAAACCGCTCAAGTAGGATTGAAAAAAATGTATGCAAGAAAAGCCGTCATTACGCCTGGTTTAGGCAATAAATTCTTTCACTTACTGAGCGTCCTGTTACCTGGTGCCATCCGAGTACCATTTTTAACAAATAGGGTTAAAGTTGAAATTTCTCAATTCACCAACACCAAATAA